Genomic segment of Drosophila simulans strain w501 chromosome 2R, Prin_Dsim_3.1, whole genome shotgun sequence:
GTTTCTATTTGGtcagttttaaatatttaagaaaagaGTTTCTCGctttcatacggacggacagaccgGCGGACGGGCTAGTAATCCTGAtcatgaataaatatttaaaacatttattttcgaatataaattttatagaaTCTTCTATACCCTCTAACTTTCCAAGCAACGGGTATAAAAACTTATACTCAAATAAATgcacatatgtaaatataaattaaatctaattCTTCTAAAACGCTGAGAACTAGCTAAATGTGTGCCTGACCTTGACCCTTgaatttgataaaaaatatgGTTTACTCATAAAATTAAGAGTATTCAGACATTGTGTTTCCCAGACAAAGAATTATGAATTGTAGAGATAAGGCTCTTAACATTTTAATGTGCTTATAAAAACGATCCACGGTCAGCTCGGGCAGTTTGCTGACAGATCGTACAGATGTGGGGCGCTATTGCAGCGATCACAGCTCTGGCCATTGGAGTCCTCTGTTCTCTGGGCAATGGAGAGTACTTGGAACCAAGATGTGGGCTTACTGCTAATACTATCGCTTTTAAAATAACCGGGGGCAAGGATGCGATCATAAACTCAAATCCCTGGATGGCCTACATCCATACCTCCACCAAATTAATCTGCGGAGGAACTCTCATTACCCAGCGTAAGTATGTGCGGATAGTCGAATACTGGAGCGATGACCATAGATTCCTTCAACAGGGTTTGTCCTGACAGCAGCGCATTGTGTTAACGAAGGAAATGCGATGTAAGTATGGTCAtctctctttttatttataattattaacatATAGAATTTAATATAAGTAAGCTATTTCCATTCGATTTCGTATGAGCAGAAAGGTGCGACTAGGTGAGTACGATGATACCACGACAGAGGACTGCGACGGGAAGATTTGCATCCCAAGGGCTGAGGAGCACGACGTGGACATGGCCATCCGGCATGGAAAGTTCTCCGAGAGCAGAAACCTGAACGACATCGCGCTGATTCGCTTGGCCAATTTTGTGACTTTCAAAGGTGTGATTGTCGTCCAATCTCCAATTTGACTCCATTTGGCCCAAATACTCAGTATCGTTTTGCAGCTCACATCTCGCCCATCTGCATCATTTTGGATACCTCTAAGAGGAAAGTAGTCGATAGCATGCAGTGGTTTATTGCCACCGGATGGGGCGAGACTAAAACAAACAGGACACGAGGTACTCTGCAGATCACCCAACTAAAGCGCTATGATCCATTCTATTGCTGG
This window contains:
- the LOC6734648 gene encoding serine protease grass isoform X1, which translates into the protein MWGAIAAITALAIGVLCSLGNGEYLEPRCGLTANTIAFKITGGKDAIINSNPWMAYIHTSTKLICGGTLITQRFVLTAAHCVNEGNAIKVRLGEYDDTTTEDCDGKICIPRAEEHDVDMAIRHGKFSESRNLNDIALIRLANFVTFKAHISPICIILDTSKRKVVDSMQWFIATGWGETKTNRTRGTLQITQLKRYDPFYCWQALGRPVQQNQFCAGHLGSDTCNGDSGGPLFQIVSHMHKKRPVQFGVVSYGSSECSGIGVYTDVYSYTDWIATVVQQNTHVPAPIMPKHLILN